The proteins below come from a single Miscanthus floridulus cultivar M001 chromosome 1, ASM1932011v1, whole genome shotgun sequence genomic window:
- the LOC136489829 gene encoding red chlorophyll catabolite reductase-like, whose amino-acid sequence MLRLEKYLRLLPATTHATAPALISASSSLSYPLPILSALRLACSRPPPLRGETSSALRASEGPDATVKRAPEMAQREVARAVADQAVARLGARLLPSAVPADVAEFHNGAGNAVGSLDVHRGSPGSSIDFMLQSSLHCEVPNGAIDITSILIFLNASTDAPHFLLELIQGSSTSIVVILDLLPRKDLAFHPDYLQKYYEENRMDEQRGKIEELPQTRPYRSPSLFVCSACSPTAIMVSIDCGQGGEKALEEIMHGQLATVIQEVLQIWLDNCADSTTEMDEVERDCLLKRDRIVRSKSIEVDLTANLPRMFGPDVSSRVMTEIRKAFGVQEP is encoded by the exons ATGCTCCGGCTGGAGAAATATCTCCGGTTGCTGCCGGCGACCACCCACGCCACAGCGCCCGCGTTGATCTCGGCTTCCTCTTCCCTCTCCTATCCTCTCCCGATCCTCAGCGCCCTCCGGCTTGCCTGCTCGCGTCCTCCCCCGCTCAGAGGCGAAACGTCGAGCGCCTTGCGCGCCTCGGAGGGGCCGGACGCTACGGTGAAACGCGCGCCCGAGATGGCCCAGCGGGAGGTGGCGCGGGCGGTCGCGGATCAGGCGGTTGCGCGTTTGGGCGCGCGGCTGCTGCCGTCCGCCGTGCCTGCCGACGTCGCCGAGTTCCACAACGGCGCCGGGAACGCCGTCGGCTCGCTCGACGTGCACCGGGGCTCGCCTGGCTCGTCG ATTGATTTCATGCTGCAGTCCTCGCTTCACTGTGAAGTTCCAAATGGTGCCATTGACATCACCTCAATTCTTATTTTCCTGAATGCCTCGACGGACGCACCACATTTCCTATTGGAGCTTATACAAGGCAGCTCAACTTCAATCGTGGTGATTCTGGACCTGCTTCCCCGGAAAGACCTCGCGTTCCACCCAGACTACTTGCAGAAGTATTACGAAGAAAATCGAATGGATGAGCAGCGTGGAAAGATCGAAGAGCTACCGCAGACTCGTCCATACAGATCTCCGTCACTCTTTGTGTGCAGCGCATGCTCACCTACAGCAATAATGGTCAGCATTGACTGTGGACAAGGAGGTGAGAAAGCCTTGGAAGAGATAATGCATGGACAATTAGCAACAGTCATTCAGGAGGTTCTTCAGATTTGGCTTGACAACTGTGCTGATTCCACCACAGAAATGGATGAGGTGGAGAGGGACTGTTTGCTCAAGAGGGACCGGATTGTAAGATCGAAATCGATTGAGGTTGATCTGACTGCAAATCTTCCAAGGATGTTTGGTCCGGATGTGTCCAGTCGGGTCATGACTGAAATCCGTAAGGCCTTTGGTGTACAAGAGCCCTAA